The proteins below come from a single Oscillatoria salina IIICB1 genomic window:
- a CDS encoding serine/threonine-protein kinase, with the protein MNFPRPNLSSFHSDILQDTLLGQLCGQEKLFRDRYLILRMLGRGGFGVTFLARNTVLPGNPLCVIKQLCPKINNTSALATARQRFKREAKTLSLLGSHSQIPLLLDYFVLEEDFFLVQEYVRGITLARLVRRYGCQSENAVKQFLRQMLPALQYIHSKGVIHRDIKPQNIIRCQDDGRLVLIDFGAVKEQLTNVGDTSFKSVTTNFIGTVGFAPPEQFCLRPVYASDLYALGVTCLYLLTAKAPLDFDSDRRTGEIIWRDTVEVSPSFGQILDKMLKVNVQQRYQNAAAIIRDLEPQPSQPDLTHCMTVKNQPTSEPEPETETPSHSLSYAQRTGKAIREWKSRFQKRQQARKIREIRNQLYNQNNSI; encoded by the coding sequence ATGAATTTTCCTCGCCCTAACCTATCTTCGTTTCATTCCGACATTCTCCAGGATACTCTTCTCGGTCAGCTTTGTGGTCAAGAAAAATTATTTCGCGATCGCTACCTAATTTTACGGATGCTAGGTAGAGGTGGCTTCGGCGTAACTTTTTTAGCCCGGAATACAGTTTTACCTGGTAATCCCTTATGCGTCATTAAGCAACTCTGTCCCAAAATTAATAATACATCTGCCTTAGCCACTGCCCGTCAACGCTTCAAGCGAGAGGCGAAAACCCTTTCTTTATTAGGAAGTCACTCGCAAATTCCTTTACTATTAGACTATTTTGTCTTGGAAGAGGATTTTTTTCTCGTTCAAGAATACGTCCGGGGTATAACTCTGGCAAGATTAGTTAGGCGCTACGGTTGTCAGTCAGAAAATGCCGTCAAACAATTTTTACGGCAAATGCTTCCTGCACTGCAATACATTCACAGTAAAGGCGTAATTCACCGAGATATTAAACCACAAAATATCATTCGCTGCCAAGACGATGGGAGATTAGTTTTGATTGACTTTGGTGCAGTAAAAGAACAATTAACCAACGTCGGAGATACCAGTTTTAAGTCAGTAACCACCAACTTTATCGGGACAGTAGGATTTGCACCCCCCGAACAATTTTGCTTGCGTCCTGTTTATGCTAGCGATCTTTATGCACTCGGTGTCACTTGTTTATACTTACTCACAGCCAAAGCACCCTTAGATTTCGACAGCGATCGCCGCACCGGAGAAATTATTTGGCGTGATACTGTGGAAGTAAGTCCTTCCTTTGGGCAAATTTTAGACAAAATGCTCAAAGTTAATGTTCAACAGCGCTATCAAAACGCAGCCGCTATTATCCGAGATTTAGAACCTCAACCATCTCAACCAGACTTAACTCATTGCATGACTGTGAAAAATCAACCGACATCAGAACCCGAACCCGAAACTGAAACCCCATCTCATTCTCTTTCTTATGCACAAAGAACTGGTAAAGCTATCCGAGAATGGAAAAGCCGTTTCCA
- a CDS encoding DUF561 domain-containing protein, with protein sequence MSLHPQLVKAFAQKNALKVISGLNNFDSQSVAAVVKAATAGGATFVDLAADPDLVRMARQLTDLPICVSAVEPQLFVEAIAAGADLIEIGNFDSFYAQGRRFEAAEVLQLTKETRSLLRDVTLSVTVPHILELDRQVQLAEELVAAGADIIQTEGGTSSSPQHPGTLGLIEKAAPTLAAAYSISQAVDVPVLCASGLSNVTAPMAIAAGASGVGVGSAINQLDNEVAMVAVVRGLVDALATAKTNRVLS encoded by the coding sequence ATGAGTTTACATCCTCAACTAGTAAAGGCTTTTGCCCAAAAGAATGCTCTCAAAGTTATTAGCGGCTTGAATAATTTTGACTCTCAGAGCGTGGCTGCGGTGGTTAAGGCGGCTACCGCAGGTGGTGCAACTTTTGTCGATTTGGCGGCAGATCCCGATCTTGTCCGCATGGCGCGTCAGTTGACTGATTTACCAATTTGTGTTTCGGCTGTGGAACCGCAGTTATTTGTAGAAGCGATCGCTGCTGGTGCGGATTTGATTGAAATTGGTAATTTTGATAGTTTTTACGCCCAAGGAAGACGTTTTGAAGCGGCTGAAGTTTTGCAGTTAACGAAAGAAACGCGATCGCTGCTTCGGGATGTTACTCTTTCGGTGACGGTTCCTCATATTCTGGAACTCGATCGCCAAGTACAATTGGCTGAGGAGTTGGTTGCTGCGGGTGCTGATATTATTCAAACTGAAGGCGGTACGAGTAGCAGTCCTCAACATCCTGGTACTCTGGGTTTGATCGAAAAAGCTGCACCTACTTTAGCGGCGGCTTATAGCATTTCTCAGGCTGTTGATGTGCCTGTTTTATGTGCTTCTGGTTTGTCTAATGTTACTGCACCAATGGCGATCGCTGCTGGTGCTAGTGGTGTTGGAGTTGGTTCGGCGATTAATCAACTCGATAATGAAGTAGCTATGGTGGCTGTGGTTCGCGGTTTGGTGGATGCTTTGGCTACTGCGAAAACTAATCGAGTTCTTTCCTAA